The following proteins are co-located in the Apium graveolens cultivar Ventura chromosome 5, ASM990537v1, whole genome shotgun sequence genome:
- the LOC141661298 gene encoding uncharacterized protein LOC141661298, with amino-acid sequence MQTPPESRPYNRQCDYHEIHGHKTENCLSLKYFIEDQIKKGNLNQYISRETNQREERQRKGNNIINVVLGGSHSPPRSPGSGDEVFSVQSYPEMMISFSSKDYEGVNPNHNEALVVTLDIFDNEVRRMLIDNGSSVNILFKHTVDRMKLGSLRSNECQEDPLYGFGNN; translated from the coding sequence ATGCAGACTCCCccagagagcaggccttacaacaggcagtgcgactatcatgaaaTCCATGGGCACAAGACTGAAAATTGTctctctttaaaatacttcattgaagatcaAATCAAGAAAGGCAACCTGAATCAATACATCTCAAGGGAGACAAATCAGAGAGAAGAAAGGCAAAGGAAGGGTAATAATATAATAAATGTGGTCCTAGGAGGGTCGCACTCTCCCCCTAGGAGCCCGGGCTCAGGAGATGAGGTGTTCTCCGTccaatcctacccggagatgaTGATCTCATTCAGCAGCAAGGATTATGAAGGAGTCAACCCGAATCACAATGAAGCCTTGGTTGTAACACTTGATATCTTTGACAACGAAGTAAGAAGGATGTTGATTGATAATGGATCTTCagtaaacatactcttcaagcatactGTGGATAGGATGAAGCTTGGGAGCTTACGCTCCAATGAATGCCAAGAGGACCCTCTGTATGGGTTCGGGAACAACTAG